One genomic segment of Plasmodium cynomolgi strain B DNA, chromosome 14, whole genome shotgun sequence includes these proteins:
- a CDS encoding hypothetical protein (putative): MRAKKYSTLKYNIFVKGLKNVDNATEGRNTSFPSEEPIMINNNVNSKKSQHAENNEKFYCDDLLQIYEHRYLRHIFKNIKNVPSHKGIKTISNAAYVQGQNPCNSGEHQLSNGTKDNNLDKSEAGINDHHSRNHIHNRDDGKYGKNTVLKRNLNEESTPPGNFTHSRHYSSCDANGVNNANVKSSTADDAVSQLGSALVKGDNATELTEQNRHFYSRHIKDTRRSDNFGGEKIPNDRQPDSREMGNSWGQNTEKENKNNLNYSKVRKHSYKDASQIELLQNGIHKKIETLSSANCERGESLVAPLTRNKPEKSGNSWEEDDNPTCLLPNIIQAKKEGEEKIQNGPNATEKLIKNILIKELKNEIYYSIIKMEGDGEGEEDGEVEEDEEDGEDGEVGEDGEGEEDGENEEVEEVEEDEEVEEDEEVEEDEDGEDGKDGEVEEDGENGKDGEVEEDRKDGEGEEDGEDVEVGKDGKDGEVEEDGEDGEVSRKYKRRQSRKGTTYKLGSNNRFETPRRGNHLFESSPPSFKLNTSSSDKHETTDTQNIPETEAIDEKPLKRDNKVEHKGKQKKVLKQEGNKIPLSASQKKSENEEKTGNKNCANLKKVDINREEKQINLLKSSTTNGHVPNEEKRQLRDAPKSTTNVRTPKLVIHKIDRENSKEYISIKIENKPSAIKKCTLEKTSKKNRIYADKNSREYTTLTDHINDIICKIFKTQKRLLIFHTIVYSVNVLLFYALLQRDLLINQESSSNTKGILCILYILIAELYILFLNNAFYFFFKNQIKNVIFSLDRVNLIHIMSKLFPQYSSFFKKQFSVHEKNGNSFCNELEGHQRGRHNEKALTAAEHFSNAYNNWSIQKKKKFSVRFADDEILDNPQNGHHNVTNPKNDQARYAHHSGEGNTKKNAPMMDGENLVLLRSMRGAFTHSPFKASNASPYGTDSKQTQPGNSLTGQGNYPRSFEQAGQNDKIKYSALGEAQTNKSTENEKITNLTVFILNEQKKSIPNRFFF, from the exons atgagggccaaaaaatatagcacCTTGAAATACAACATATTTGTTAAGGGActcaaaaatgtagacaaCGCGACAGAGGGAAGAAACACTTCTTTTCCAAGCGAGGAACCCATTATGATCAATAACAACGTgaatagtaaaaaaagtcAACATGCAGAAAACAATGAAAAGTTCTACTGTGACGATTTGCTGCAAATATACGAACATAGATACCTTCgccatatttttaaaaacatcaaAAATGTACCTTCTCACAAGGGAATAAAAACGATTAGTAATGCAGCTTACGTGCAAGGTCAAAATCCGTGTAACTCAGGAGAGCACCAGTTAAGCAACGGGACAAAGGACAATAACCTGGACAAATCAGAAGCTGGAATTAACGATCATCATAGTAGGAATCATATACACAATCGTGATGACGGAAAATATGGCAAGAATACCGTTTTGAAGAGGAacttaaatgaagaaagcaCCCCTCCTGGAAATTTCACACATTCTCGTCATTACAGTTCGTGTGATGCCAACGGGGTTAATAATGCTAATGTAAAAAGTAGCACCGCGGATGATGCTGTCAGCCAGCTCGGCAGTGCCCTCGTCAAAGGTGACAATGCGACTGAGTTGACTGAACAAAATAGGCACTTTTACTCCAGACACATAAAGGACACCCGTAGGAGCGACAATtttgggggagaaaaaataccaaATGATCGTCAGCCCGACTCTAGAGAAATGGGGAACAGTTGGGGGCAGAAcacggaaaaggaaaataaaaataatctgAACTATTCGAAAGTTCGCAAACATAGTTATAAAGACGCGTCTCAAATTgagcttcttcaaaatgggatacacaaaaaaatcgaaacGTTAAGTAGTGCGAACTGTGAAAGGGGAGAATCCCTTGTGGCACCCCTAACACGAAACAAACCTGAAAAGAGTGGGAACTCCTGGGAAGAAGACGACAATCCAACATGCCTCCTACCCAACATCAtacaggcaaaaaaggaaggagaggAGAAAATCCAAAACGGCCCCAACGCAACGGAAAAactcattaaaaatatcctaattaaggaattaaaaaatgaaatctATTATAGCAttatcaaaatggaaggagatggagaaggtgaagaagacggagaagttgaagaagatgaagaagatggAGAAGATGGAGAAGTTGGAGAAGATGgggaaggtgaagaagatggagaaaatgaagaagttgaagaagttgaagaagatgaagaagttgaagaagatgaagaagttgaagaagatgaagatgGAGAAGATGGAAAAGATGGAGAAGTTGAAGAAGAtggagaaaatggaaaagatgGAGAAGTTGAAGAAGATAGAAAAGATGgggaaggtgaagaagatgGAGAAGATGTAGAAGTTGGAAAAGATGGAAAAGATGGAGAAGTTGAAGAAGATGGAGAAGATGGAGAAGTATCCCGCAAATATAAACGTAGACAATCACGAAAAGGGACAACCTACAAATTGGGGAGTAACAATCGGTTTGAAACACCCAGGCGCGGAAACCACCTCTTTGAGAGCTCCCCTCCCTCCTTTAAACTTAACACTTCTAGCAGTGATAAACACGAAACGACCGACACACAAAACATACCTGAAACGGAGGCCATCGATGAAAAGCCCCTCAAAAGGGACAACAAAGTGGAACACAagggtaaacaaaaaaaggtattaAAACAAGAAGGCAATAAAATACCACTAAgtgctagccaaaaaaaaagcgaaaatgaagaaaaaacgggaaataaaaactgtGCAAACTTAAAGAAAGTAGACATTaatagggaagaaaaacaaatcaaCCTTTTGAAAAGTAGTACAACTAATGGACATGTtccaaatgaggaaaaacgTCAACTTAGAGATGCCCCTAAAAGCACAACAAATGTAAGAACCCCCAAATTGGTCATCCACAAAATCGATAGGGAAAATTCGAAGGAATACATTtccataaaaattgaaaataaaccGAGCGCAatcaaaaaatgcacactgGAAAAAACCAGCAAG AAGAATCGAATTTACGCAGATAAAAACAGTAGAGAATACACCACCTTGACGGACCACATAAACGACattatttgcaaaatatttaagACGCAAAAGAGACTCCTCATTTTTCATACCATCGTCTACTCCGTGAATGTCCTACTTTTTTATGCCTTACTACAGAGGGACTTACTGATCAATCAGGAGAGTAGCAGCAACACAAAAGGAATACTGTGTATTCTCTATATCCTCATTGCAGAATTGTACAtactatttttaaacaacgctttttatttttttttcaaaaatcaGATCAAAaacgtcattttttccctagaCAGGGTTAATTTAATACATATCATGAGCAAACTATTTCCACAgtactcctccttttttaagaagcaATTTTCCgtgcatgaaaaaaatggaaattcaTTTTGCAACGAGTTGGAAGGTCACCAAAGGGGGAGACACAATGAGAAAGCTTTAACAGCCGCGGAGCACTTTTCGAATGCGTATAACAATTGGtccattcaaaaaaaaaaaaaattctctgtACGATTTGCGGACGATGAAATACTTGACAACCCCCAAAATGGCCATCACAATGTGACAAACCCAAAAAATGATCAGGCGCGATATGCACACCACAGCGGAGAAGgtaacacgaaaaaaaatgcaccgATGATGGATGGGGAAAACTTAGTTCTTTTACGAAGCATGAGAGGAGCTTTCACTCATTCGCCTTTTAAAGCGTCTAACGCGAGCCCGTATGGAACAGATTCGAAACAAACACAACCGGGTAACAGTTTAACAGGACAAGGAAATTATCCGCGTTCATTTGAACAAGCTggacaaaatgacaaaataaaatactccgccttgggggaagcacaaacGAATAAGTCTAcagagaatgaaaaaataaccaaTCTCACAGTTTTCATactaaatgaacaaaaaaaaagcattccgaatcgattttttttttaa
- a CDS encoding hypothetical protein (putative) has product TPLGAKNKKLCNFVKCTISTNLITEKIEPRQNTQLKLQQIDRLDNIIRSVQAEEAVNKGASLTIYSLPNNSSFMLTRNVCKEDNFRKVLYFKWKARKSYKKRVMNLPSTKSRRRYAQKNR; this is encoded by the coding sequence acaCCTCttggggcaaaaaataaaaaattatgcaactTTGTCAAATGTACAATTAGCACAAACTTGATAACGGAGAAAATAGAACCAAGACAGAACACACAACTGAAATTACAGCAAATTGACCGCTTAGATAACATCATACGTAGTGTGCAAGCGGAAGAAGCTGTAAATAAAGGTGCCTCCCTAACCATATACAGCCTGCCTAACAATTCCTCATTCATGCTAACTAGGAATGTATGCAAAGAAGATAATTTCAGAAAGGTGCTTTATTTTAAGTGGAAAGCCAGGAAGTCATATAAAAAGAGGGTTATGAATTTACCCTCCACTAAGTCACGAAGAAGATACGCACAAAAGAATAGGTGA
- a CDS encoding hypothetical protein (putative): MKLLVILFCLVIFFFEENFGVKIYTNDSAIFDINRALKSRLSVLYRKGNKLNNYFFXYIEKNGKKNKCYKYIQDALYDSNTQIMKSEIFKCLNTSKDILNKTFHDVINKLFLYIKNVFLKKYFIFFLLYLININCDTLVSQINDPYVLNNYNLSENASPAMYNLKYEEVEIPSGRKIKGWLIKSNKKSNKLFLLLHGYNSNRQACLFFLNILKKLNVHHDTNIFIPDMKSFNEKGVEDIYNILTYFKDKMALNDVNVYTQSSTNLLVLLLSKHYKNKIVSKSKQKFINNIIPYNSEKKNAEEDVIYIDKYIFDSPILNLHRTINIHFNIHDIQKKINEEKMKGNVDMNNLYDKKTVLSYFISFFMWLLNNQLKGHLYDFDFNKLVNENNINPANIYILHSFNDNISLLNILSQEVKENRLLPLKNIYIFKNGRHANIYESSKKEYDLIVKRIIKGFSIFDFLYYIPMRSKM; the protein is encoded by the coding sequence ATGAAATTATTGGTCATACTTTTTTGTTtagtgatatttttttttgaggaaaatttcggtgttaaaatatacacaaatgATTCAGCCATATTTGACATTAACAGGGCGCTAAAAAGCAGACTTTCAGTACTAtacagaaaaggaaacaaattaaataactattttttttNGTACATTGAGAAGAATGGCAAGAAGAACAAGTgttataaatacatacaaGATGCCTTGTATGACTCAAACACCCAGATAATGAAAagtgaaatatttaaatgtttaAACACGAGTAAGGATATACTGAACAAAACATTCCACGATGTTATTAATAagctatttttatacatcaaaaatgtgtttttaaaaaagtatttcatttttttccttctataTTTGATAAACATTAATTGCGACACCTTAGTGTCGCAAATTAACGATCCCTATGTGTTGAACAATTACAATTTGTCTGAAAATGCCTCACCCGCTATGTACAATTTGAAGTACGAAGAGGTGGAAATACCCagtgggagaaaaataaaaggttgGTTAATTAagtcaaacaaaaaaagcaacaagtTATTTTTACTGCTACATGGATATAATAGCAATAGGCAAGCatgtttattctttttaaatattttaaaaaaattaaatgtgcATCATGATacgaatatatttattccaGATATGAAAAGCTTCAACGAAAAGGGAGTAGAAGATATATACaacattttaacatatttcaAAGATAAAATGGCATTAAATGATGTAAATGTGTACACACAATCGTCGACCAACCTTCTTGTTTTGCTTCTGTCCaaacattataaaaacaaaattgttagcAAGTCTAAGCAGAAATTTATCAACAATATTATTCCGTACAacagtgagaaaaaaaatgcagaggaGGACGTTATTTATATAGACAAGTACATATTTGACTCCCCCATATTGAATCTTCACAGAACAATTAACATTCATTTTAATATCCATGATatccagaaaaaaataaatgaagaaaaaatgaaaggcaATGTTGACATGAATAATTTGTATGACAAGAAGACAGTGTtgagttattttatttccttttttatgtggtTACTGAACAACCAACTGAAGGGACACCTGTACGATTTCGACTTCAACAAATTGGTTAATGAGAATAACATCAACCCTGCGAACATATACATTTTGCACTCCTTCAATGATAACATTTCCCTGCTGAATATACTATCCCAAGAGGTGAAGGAAAATAGATTATTGCCcctcaaaaatatttacatatttaagAACGGGCGACACGCGAATATATACGAGTCTTCAAAGAAAGAATATGACTTAATCGTGAAGAGGATTATAAAGGGGTTCAGCATTTTCGATTTTCTATACTACATCCCCATGCGCTCCAAGATG